A region of the Melanotaenia boesemani isolate fMelBoe1 chromosome 6, fMelBoe1.pri, whole genome shotgun sequence genome:
CCTAAAGAgcaactgtcctgcaggttttagaggtttctGTGCTCCAGGACACCTATTTAAactaaatggatccaacagcttgttgtcaagttctgcacaatgatccATTTagttgagtcagatgtgttgaagcagggaaacatctaaaacgtGCAGGAAAGTGGCCCTTTAAGACTGGAATTTTAGATCCCCAGCTtagagatataaaaaaaatttgagtCTGTTCTACAAATGTCCTGTGGttggaaaaaaactttaattttgcAGAATTTTTATTTGAAGGAAATTTTAGCCATGGCAAGGGCActgattgttttttaatgcaaaatataCAGAGttcatacaaaaaaaatgtcaagGAGTTCCTATAATTCTTCCCACTAGCAGGTGTCCATGTGTtcaaatacagaacaaaatagaaaatcttTCATGTGATTATTTagactcattttaaaaaagaaagttactTTTCTTAATCAGTCAACACGGTATTTTCTAATTCATTACAACAAAAGCTTCTGATGTACTTTACATGAGTATTAGAATGTGTGCAAAGTACCTTTGGCAGCACTGATGGTCTCAaatcttcttcatcttttttcatGAACTTCCCCTTTTTTCTTGACCAAAACATTCAGTTTCAGCCACTGGCTGAAGAGTCTTGGTGTAGAATCATTTTCAGGTTTGTCATAGTCAAACTTTATTGAAAAGTAATCTTTTGTCCCAGCTCCTTGTGTAAAGTGAACTCAATTTGGTATGCGTGGGCTTCAACTTGAACTTGATCTATGATCCTTTAATGGACTTATATAGTTTCAAGTCCAAGCAATAAAGATGACAGAAAATTCTGTCACTGATTCCCTGTAAAGCAAAGAGGATTTTTAACAGAAAGTCTTCAATAGCTAAGAAGGAGATTAGTTCAGATAATCAAGAAGCCAAAGGTCACTTTGAATGAAATCCAGAGCTCTTTTTTGATAATGTGCTTATGTTTAGAAACTCAAAGGACATGTGGACTTTGGAAGATAACAATATTTACTACACGTGTTCACTATGAAAACATAAACTAAACTTTTGACCATGACTCTGAGTAACAGTGTTGCCCTGAGCAGTATTAagccctcttttttttatttgctgttgtCTTCTGAAAGATGCAAATAATTACACTGAGAAATATTATTTtggagcttgtgtgtgtgtgatttatatttttagCATCAGTAATCAGAAAGTGATATAAGTTAAGTTGAGTCCTTtggttttctctctctcttataATATCAGCATATCAGCATTTTCCTTCTCTTGTGCTTTTTCTGGCAGGAAAAACTCTGATGAGGTAGCCCTGCTTCCAGCCCGTGAAGCAAGCGCCAGATGTCCCCAGGTCGTCATCGACTTCTACGAGCAGAAGCTGACCTGGCACTGTGGAGATGAGGagcaatgaaaaataaaaaatgttttgtgtggGCTGTTTGCGGAGAAGAACTGATAAACAGCTGCATTCTTACTCGAAGCTTAGTTTAACATCCATCAAGTGTCCACCATCAGCTAACATTAGAGGCacaatgtctgaaaaaaaaaccctgctgTAGGTAGTTTTAGATTCTGGCAGGTGCCAGATCCTCAGCAGAGATGGACTCTCAAGTGCTCTCAGCCCCGTGGTGCTCATTATAGATCACTTTGCTGTTGAGGACACAGAGATGGagactcaaactaactttaGTGCAGAGCAGGTGATCTGATCTAACctgttgcagctttttcttGTGTGATTATGTAGCGGACTAAATCACTGTggatatgtttttgtttcaagatatttaattttttaatcctGTTAATCAACGAGTATCTCACACTGGGAGGGTTGTTTAGTTAGCGTGTGCTTTTTGTCGTGTGTTTTAGCACAGCGTCAGTGCTACATCCCTGAAGGTTTTGCTTTGAGCTGACAATTGTTGACCTGCTGTTTCACACCTTTATTGTGGCTGGTTTTTATTGCCACACTTcgtttttaatgtgtttctgtttgaacCTCGTGGttgatgtaaaatgttaaaagaaaaaaaagttgcccAACAGAAATTTCCCATGTTTATTTCTCCCTTTTATTTGGTTATAACTGCTAGAAACTAAGTTGGTAGTTTGGTCTTTTTACCCAAAGCAAAGTCCTGGTAAAATTACTGTACATCATGTTTCTAAAGTAAATCTATTGAAATTTAAAACTTTTGAAAGGAGCCTATAACCCGGAGAACTACTGTTAAATGTAGCACTTTAGTTATGAGCATGTCCATTTACACGGGGCATTGAATTTACACAGCTTCATGTACTTGATACTTGTGTTCTGATGGCACTGTCCTGACTACATATCTCCCATGACTGTTATGGGACACTCAGCTGAACCTGAAACCTCTTTCAACACACCTGCTACTGGACTGCTGTAATTATTGACCATTGATCTGTGAAGTctaaataaaggaaaactttTGTGACACTTTTGATTACTTTTGACTGAAACAAACCGATCACTCCCTTTGTAAGCTTTAAAGGTGTTtggattcatttttaaatgaccaGCAGTAAACATagttttatgcaggttttatttGACTGTTTTGAGGAGGAGCTTATGTCAGTCTTGTGACCTTACTTAAAACCTTTGCTCTTGAATaataaaattgaaaagaaaaggcAGACCCTCAGTGCTGAACACAGCATTGTCTGTCAAATATTAGGTTACTGGGATTCAACCTTCAGGCTTTTTGGATTATGAGAGGAGAAACTGAAAGCACTCGGGTAGGTTTGAAGCTATTCTTTAAACTGAGTCACTTTAAATGTGACAGCCTTAAAAACAATCTTTACATACTAAGCAAGAAAGGATTTTCTGTGATTTTccaatcctgttttttttttgtgtgcgtgtgtgtgtgtgtgtgtttgtcattgCACTTCCTCATTTCTGCCCATAAAAACCTTTGTCTTTTATTAGCAGTGGATTTAGTTAAGTGTCTCTCCTGCCTTCTCCATGCAGCAGGTCATCAGTGTCTGGGTGCGCGACCCACGGATACAAAAAAATGACTTCTGGCATGCCTACATAGACTATGAAATTTGTCTACATGTAAGTATAACAATACAGTTACTGTAATTCCTGCATTTCATCATAATGTCTGTGTCGCAATAGTGTGTTCTGTTTTAGACCGACAGTGTCTGTTTCACCAAGAAGATCTCAAGTGTGAGGAGAAGGTACAGTGAGTTCGTATGGCTCAGACAGAAACTGCAGGCAAATTCAATGCTAATGTAAGTGCATTCTCCGGAGTTTGAAATGACAAATTTCATGAAAACAATTTTGGGTTTTATGATAAATTCAGTCTGCTACATGGTTCTTGTCAGCTTTgtggttttgctttttttatgtgttttttttgcagGGTACAGCTTCCAGAGTTGCCCCCCAAAAACCCCTTCTTTAGTCTAAACAATGCACAACAGATTACTGAGCGGATGAAAGGACTCCAGAAATTTTTAGAACAGTAAGATAGACCTCAGAGATCAATGCAGTTACGAACTTTGACATACCACATCACAAACATAACACAACTAGTATGCACTGGTTCCCGCCTACTCCACACCATATGACTTATGCTTTCACATCTAGCATCAACATGATAAAACTGAATTCTTCAACCTTTATATATTTACTGTCCCAATTTCCCAGAATCCTTCAGAGTCCTCTGCTGCTATCTGACAGCTGCCTGCACCTTTTCCTGCAGTCACAACTCAGTGTGTCCAATATAGAGGCCTGTGTTGCTGGAAGGACCACCTATTCTGTAGCCCAGGCTGTCCAGCACAGTGGCCTGAGGAGATTCCATTCAGATGAAGACCTACAGCATGTCAGCATGTCCTGTGATTCTGACTCAGATAGGTACCGTAACACTGTACTTTACTCAGTCCCGTTGGGGAAATCCACACAAAATGagatcagctttttttttaaaaaaaaatccatttgtgGAGTTTAAAATCTGCTGTGTAATGAATTATGAAATCAGGAGCTATCCTTCTGCCTAATTAACTAATTTAATTAATCTCTGTTCTTGCATGTGCTGTTCCAGCCTAGAGTGTAGAAATCCAGAGCACAAGATTAAAGGTCTGGCAATAAGTAAAGCTAAGAGAACAGCTTCACTTGATCTCACAGGAACCAGTCCGGAGGAGATGCTCAGTTGCTCATCTGGTtctacataaaaacatcaccttAGTACTAGAAGAGTACTAGAAGAAGGCTGGAGTCTTTTTCAATGTATCACAAGAAAAAGCTACCTTTTACCATGTTATCACTTTTCTTGTTGGCTACAAAGTATAGTTGCTCTTATTTactagtttgttttatttttataaaaccagACACATCTGTATATGTCTCCTTTGTATAGCTTTCGTGTATTAGGATTGTTTTCTTTGCAAGAAAGTTGTAGCAATAACTTGCCTGAAGGTGGCAGTATTGTCACAGTTTGTACATTTCCTTATCTTGTGAAACCTTGCTGTAACTGTCCATATTTGCTTCAAAACAAACTGTACAGAAACATCATGAATTTTGTGCATTCATACTGTGAACCTGGCCCAATATGTGCAGACAACAGTGTAATATCTCAAACAATAACAACCCAATGTGTCTTTCTGTGAGTCCCACTCCTAAAAAAATATGGGGGATGAGGGATGCTTGTCATCTGCTGGCCACTGCAGTGCTTAGCAGTATGACATGTGTAATAGGGTCTCTGAGGGGGTTTTTATACTGCCTTACTGTCAGATCTTGCTGGTAGGAGGTCCAGTGAAATCTCAGTGGACTCGCTCCTGTCTGAGAGGGCCACCAGGTAGACAGGCTACATAGCTCCCTGCTGAGCTAACTGTCAGCTGTAGTGGCAAACTAGCCTTTTATCTGTCTCCCTTGCTTTGTGTTACTATGAGCTTGCTCACTGCAGACATTTCTCTCaatacatgtgtgtttgtgagtgttgATCACATTCGTGTGCTTCCAGTGTGAGCACCATCATAGCTACACAGAGGAAATGAGCACTAAACCGAGTGACGCAAATTAGCATATCAGTGCAACTAATTGGATTAtctgtttctctctgcagcagctgagtgGTTCATTATAAATTCAGGACAGGAACAGACAATGGGCTTATgctacaaagaaaagaagagctGTCGTCACCTTGGACCCACTTCCTTTGAGTGGGTCTACCTTATACagtttggatggatggaagcCCACTCATGAAGGTGGTGCATCTTTCCTAAAGAGGTCAGGGTGTTGATGTGTTCTTGTGTGCATTTGCATATGCTAGTGTTGAGCATGCACACATCACCTTTATTAGATCTTGAAGTGTAGAGCACAGTATTGTGCACTTTTAAATATAGTTCTGCAGTGCAAGATTAGCTTTATTTTGGATATTGAAGTGACACCAGGATGTACAAATGTATGCACATAGAAGCCATACAATTTCTGTTTCTCAGTCATGATGTTCTTATCATGTTCTCCATTAGTCATATGTCATCTTTAGACTCTTGTGCAACTTGTGCccctaaaaaaatctaattactttttaatcattttagaaTTAGGTGATTTTATAGAAGCAATTTAGATTACATGTAAATTAATTTAGTACAAATGTTTACAGATGGGTGCAAAAACTTCTCCTCTTGACCCTCAAGTAAGAAGAtccagtatgttttttttctgtttcaagtgtttttctgtaaagcaaATGAATTCTGAGTAATTCATTTATGTTATGatcaaacatttctgttctGATAAGAGATGAAAATGTCACCACTCatcagaaattaaaaacaatcttAAGGTGAAAACAATTTGAATAATGTAATATGGCCACCCATCTGACTGGACTAAAGTGGGATATTGTAGACTGGTATGTTAGACAGGTTCTTCTCTGCtttcatgaaaataataaacaaggGAATATGATTTTAGAATAGTGGTTTTTCACCCCTCTGCAAGAGTTAATCAGACTGATTGTGCTAAATCCATGGAAACACTTTGAGGTGCAAGGAACAACAGCTTCTGAAACATATGTGGTTTCAAGGCACAAGGAGAAGCTGAAAAGAATCAATGTATTTACTCGCTTTATCCTATTCAAGGATGCTGGGTTGCAGATGCATCCATCAGGTTCTGTGTcaggtcttttttcttttttcttcggGACATCTCTTTCAGGTACTGCTCATCTGCTGTAAATAGTTTTTAGGTATACCACTTCTCATTTTTTCCTCAAATGCTACATGCTGTGATATTACAAGTTTTTGGCTTATAGCTCTGAGAATCACcttgttggtgtaaaaatacTATTTATGTCTCTCAAACTGTGTTggctgtaaaatgttttgtagATGCAACTACAGAAACGGGGACAAATTTTGTCTTTGCAACAGATTTGTTTCAACAAAACTCCTAAAGATACATTTTGAAATCAGTTCTCTCTAAGTTTTCTGTTATGTGTGGACAATTCATACCTTAGGTTAAGTGTCTTTTTGTGCTTGAATAATACATAATTCAGTATTAAAAGGCTTAAtgagcaaaaacaaatagattatAAATGGTCAAGGACAGGGATTTgtctaaaatataatttaaaaatgttaaaagaaaacctttgaATGACCTTTGAATATGATATGAATAATGTGTCACACATGCCTTAGTTCCTCTCACATGGCTTAGTATCTTGTAAGGTTTTTGTAGCAGTGAAGCGCTGTTTGTTACCTACTGTCTGGTTGAttgaaacatttaaacattgcTGGTTTAAATCTGACCTGTCCAAAAATATTGACTGTTCTTGTAATGGTCTGTGACTCTAGTCCAATGGCTGTAAACCTTGAGCTACTGTACCCTAGCTTGTCAGTGCAGCCATGACAACACTGAAAACTTCAAACCCATTAGAGCCATTTATCTGTTAACAGCTTCATGCTGTGTCTTGGATGACTCCTATAGGGACTGAAAATATAGTTACTCAGTGAAATAACTCAGTTCTCAGAATGGATGAAATTAGTTCATCATGTCCAGAAATGCTCCGTCCAAAGTGATTGAAATAATTGTTGTTCAGTatatgaaacaagaaaaaaaatctcataaagaaacagaaacattgcTGCCTTGGACTAAATATGCATTTTGGTTTGCCTCAACAGCTCAATATAAACCCAATGTCATGTCTCATGTGGTCATGATTTCTCGTTGATATATttgtaaaatcacaaaaaacaaatgtcagtTTTAATGTCTGATACAATATAAAATCCCAATGAAAATTTCCTTTGGagagctgaaaaacaaatggaGGTATTGAGGGAGATATGCTCCAGTAGAGGCAAATTACAGATAAATCAGAGGCTGCTCATGCATTTTAAGTGCCACATTATACAGAACCCATTAGTAGCAATAGCAGCTCAGCACCATTGGAGATATTAAATCTCTGTGATTGCAACTCTGCAGAACCAAGTTGAGTCAATATCAGAAAAACTTGGCTGTCATGGCAATAGATAGGAAATGAATCCTAAAGAAATCATGCCAGAATTATACACTAACACTTGTGATATGATAATAGCACTAGCTGGTGATATTGATGTGCAGCTTATTATATAGGAAGCCAACCACATTCACTGAAGGAAAATAACTGTGGGAGCCTTAAATTAACTGAAGTGTAATAACAAACTTATTGATATATCATGCCAATACTTGGCATTGATTTACTGATGGCCACAGAAATTCTGCAATCTTGTAGATATGTGCCTGTATATTTTCATTCGTGTATGTTCAAAAGCCAAAACCCTTCTCCTGCCTCAATgtggtaataaaaataaataaattcttttcCTCAAGgctgaaacatttttctttgtctctcaAATACCACTGATGTAAATGAGCTGACAAAAGAGCTATCAGCCATCCATCAAACCCAGCAGCCTTACCTGTCCTCAGTTATGCATACATGCTTTTCCCTTTTCCACATGCTGTCGCCTTTTGGTGTGTGGATGTAGCAATTACTGGGAACGGACGTGATCACTGTACCAAGGCGAGCAACAGCTTCCTATCCCTTGCAATCAGAGCTGATCAGCGTGAAACCAGCACTTGCCTTGAACATATGGGCCTGAGGGGGAAAAAGGAAACTGATAAAATTTTTTGTGCAAAGATGTTTCCTTTGGTATGTGAGACCATAATAGGGGGATGAGAAGAAGGGCAAAGGGTTAAGGTAGCATGTTgtatatattcatatttaaataaatgctcaTTTATCAATACAGTGATTGATATAAGGGAATATGTTTTATACTTTCACACATTCATAAGTGTATAGGAATTTTCAATGAAGTGTGAGCACTGAGATACCTACTGTCTGTGCCACTGGCTGTTTTATCACTATGTAAACATGGCATAGGACAGGCTCTGGCTCAGACATGATGTATATTTGCACATCGTTATATAAAATTTGTGTTTCAGCATAGGGAGACGTTGCTCTCTGTATGTCACAAGATCAAGTCCCTCCAGACTCATGTCTTGTTAGAGATGAGGAATGAGTAGAGGGGGAGCTCTTCGGTCAGACCCAGAATGAAGGTGCTGCCAGCTGTGGCACTGAGAAGGCAACAGAGGGCTGAGGAACAAAGGGGGAAATTGGAGGGGTAGAGGGCACCATCTCTAGAGGCCTCTGAGCTTCACTGCCAGTGTGTGTAAATCAGCAGGCAGCTCACGGCTGCAAtgaggtagaaaataaaaaaaacataaaaatgtccaaGTGAAATAAGAGGCACGGAGAAATCTTTTATGATGAGCCTAAATCCTCCTTACTGTGCGATAGATCCACTGACCGACTCAGCTTGTCTTTTTCAGATGCAGTCCATCATCCTGATGTCTGCATATAGGCACAAATGACTCAAATTACCCCACCTGCTACTCTTGTAATACAAATGTAATGAGTATCCTAAATTTGCATGATAATTACTCGTAGCACGCTTATAGTCCTATGTTGAATTCATTAatatacacataaaataatgtgaccagCTGAATCAGGAAGTCTAAAGTTCTGTTGAAGCCCTGAGGAGAGTTTCACCAACGTATCTCAAACTTGGATATTGAACATGCAGAATTAAAAGGAAACCATATTCAATCTGTGACATATGTCATTGGTCATGTCATACTTTTAATTAGTTTTGATACAGATGGGCCTGgacattgattgattgattcattcattcattcattcattccactGACAGATATGTCATGTTGTATACCATTCCTTAACAATTAAAAGACTAAGTGGAATATTTTGTCTACATAATTTCATTTGGCCCTGTTCATAATGTTGCTATGCTTGGGGTCATACTTAAGCAGAAATTAATATTCAAGTGTTCACAAACATTAAGTGCCactgttatattttataaaaaccaaTGAGAGAAAATTTAGTAATTAAACTTATGAGGACACTATTACCACAGTGTCCTCTGCGGCATCCAACAGTGATGGTGTTGTTTTGTCAGTTTATACTGATGAGCTGCTCCATGTGTAGCCTAGACACTAAATTAGCTCCTGTTAGCTTGGCAGGACCTGCACTTGGACATGCCAAAGCTGACATTAAATGGGAGTGATGGCAACAATCTGCTATCCAGTGACTCATTTAGCTCTGCAAACTCTTGTAACTCAACCCTCATACCTTCACTTCCTCTGTCAGAGGGCTATCTTACAAAAAAGAAGCTATTTACAGAGTTGACATTGAGATGGGATGTCATGAATGTGGACTTACACATGAACATACGGCAGCAAAAGAGAAGTAAGAGGAGACTGGAGTGATCAGTTTGCACAGGACTGGCAGATGATCAGCTGCAGTGCATAAGGGTGTGAGTTCTACAGGGGCTGTAATTACAGTTAGAACTTCACATGTATCTCTGACCTCGGCTGATTACAAACAATCCTGCCAAACTTTTCAGGGTCATTACTCACCTCGCTAAATAGTACTGTAAATCAGCTGTGGATCACTGACCTGATATTAGAGCCACAGCAAGAAAGTAAACAGGGGCAGATTACGGCACCTGCAGCCTTATAAATAATCTGCAGAGAGATGGGGCAGGAGTGAGGTGTGGGAGATGTTTATAGCAGGTGGACAAACACCTGCCACTTTGATAAGCCTGATTTATTTTGAGTGACATGTCAGCACATAGCTCTACCCTTCCTGACAGCCTGGACTACCAACCTCACACCCTGAAACATAAGCCCTGTTTGTAACTTTGATGTGTACAGTATGTGAGAGAGATGATGAGCCCCTCTGCAGCAGTAACAGCTTCATTAGTATAAAATATCAGCTGTGTGCTAA
Encoded here:
- the snx10b gene encoding sorting nexin-10B, whose product is MRGETESTRQVISVWVRDPRIQKNDFWHAYIDYEICLHTDSVCFTKKISSVRRRYSEFVWLRQKLQANSMLMVQLPELPPKNPFFSLNNAQQITERMKGLQKFLEQILQSPLLLSDSCLHLFLQSQLSVSNIEACVAGRTTYSVAQAVQHSGLRRFHSDEDLQHVSMSCDSDSDSLECRNPEHKIKGLAISKAKRTASLDLTGTSPEEMLSCSSGST